The sequence below is a genomic window from Mus musculus strain C57BL/6J chromosome 4, GRCm38.p6 C57BL/6J.
TGCTGGCAGCACCCAGATGCAGATAGCCTTTATGTGGAGAAGATTGATGTGGGGGAAGCTGAACCCAGGACTGTGGTGAGCGGCCTCGTACAGTTTGTGCCCAAAGAAGAACTGCAGGACAGGCTGGTGGTGGTGCTGTGCAATCTgaaaccccagaagatgagaggcgTGGACTCGCAGGGCATGCtactgtgtgcttctgtgtgagtGAGGATTTGGTGGGCCAGGCCCAGGGGAGGGCGAGAGACCGAGGATTGGTCTGTAGGATGTCTTCCTGTATGCCGCGTGCAAGCCCTGAGAAAACAGCTCCCTTCCTGATGATGCTAAAAGATGAGGCATAAAGGGGCTGCTATACAAGTTCTGTGAGTAAGACATCTGTGTCCAGATAGACTGTTAAAGTAAAATTACATGGGTAGTCAGGTGagggggcacatgcctttagtcccagcacttgggaggcacaggcagaggcaggtctggtctacatagtgagttccagagttacataggaagaaaaaaaaaaaaaaagaagccgggcggtggtgggcacacctttagtcccagcacttgggaggcagaggcaggtggatttctgagtttgaggccagcctggtctacagtgagttccaggacagccagggctacacagagaaaccctgtctcggggggaaaaaaaagaagaaaagaaaagaaaattgccaggcggtggtggcgcacacctgtaatcctagcagaggaagcagaggcaggatgagTTTGAGTCTCATAGGGTCTGGTCTATagggcaagttccaggagagccagggcaacaaagaaatcctgtcttggggaaaagggggaagaatTGATTACATAAttaagagtaaaataaaaattagtggATGCTGGGCTGGGCAGCACCCACCTTAATCATAACACGTGGGAGACAAAGGGAGAGGGGCATCTCTTTAATAAGCCTGGTTTGCATCTCAAGGTCCAGGCCaggctgagctacacagtgagagcctgtaTCACCAGATACAAGGATGAAGCTCAGTTGGTGGGGCTCAGGCTTAGTTGGCATGGAGCAGGGTGGATCtccagcacctcataaatgtgAGCATGGTGATCCACACCACAGTCTAGCACTGGGGAAGAAGTAGCCTGAGAATCAgttcagctacatagtaagttcaagtatagcctgggctacatgagactctccAAACACACAAACGTAACTGAAGATGTCTCACTACTAGGAAGAGGTGGAGCCAGGATGCAGGCATGTTGTAACTGTGCACAGAGTCCTTGCAGGAGAAGGAAAGTCCTGGTTACATGCTCAGGGATGTGGAAAGGTGATGGGGACCTTCTGGGCTACAGCGCTGAGCGCGTCCTAAATCCCTTTAGGTTCCAGCTCACTTTAGCATCCACAGCTGTTGGGAGGGGAATCCGTAACCTTGCCTTTTCTTGTCTCTCCAGAGAAGGGGTGAGCCGCCAGGTTGAACCTCTGGACCCtcctgctggctctgctcctgGTGAACGAGTGTTCGTACAGGGCTATGAGAAGGGCCAGCCAGATGAGGAGCTCAAGCCCAAGAAGAAAGTCTTTGAGAAGCTGCAGGTAAAACGCTAGTGCCCTCTTGTTGGAAaaatcctcctcttcttcctccttcttccttttcctctgcttcttcatccccaccccaccccccgccaggCAACCTCCTCTCAAACCTCCGGTGCCACCTTACTCGCTCCACTGCCCAGTCACTGGCTCTAGTCTTACTGACAGTTACAATGGGGAGAAGGGTCACGTGGCTCACCTGAGTGCGTGTTTGCATCTTCTTCTCAAGGGTGACCCACACCTTGAGAAACCAATGTTAGCTATAGGACACATGCAGCATCAGTCCAACCCACTGCAGTCCTCCTCTGCCCAGGCTGCCCCAGGGTGTTGTCCTCCTCTACACAGCCTGCCCCAGTGTGCTGTCCTCCTCTGCCCAGCCTGCCCCAGTGTGCTGTCCCTCCTTGCCCAGGCTGCCCCGGGCAGTGTGCTGTTACTGAAACCAGCAGCTgcgtctttccctctctcctgcatCTGCCCTCATTCAGATCTGAGTGTGAGGAGCTTAGTCTCAGGACCCCACTCATGCTGAGTACTGACATGGAGCACTGAGGTGAGGGAGGGACTTGAGACACTTTCTTGTCCATTTGATCCAGTGTGAGAGAGCAGCAGACGGGATGTTATCCACATCTTACCTGGCAAGATGCCTGCTAAGACACTCAGGGTCACCAGAAATCATGGAGCCAAGGGCAAGTGTGGCAAAGGGCTCAGGTTTGACCCTCCATCCCACAGCACatgaatgaagaaaaggaagcagaccCTCTTACCTACCTTAACTTAGAGCACGCACCAGTGCACACAAAGGTGGTCCTGGAGTCGCCTACTCATGTGTCAGGCCCTGCCCTACATGCCTAGATTGCATCCATATAGCACATTTGCTCTCTCCATGGAACAGACACCATAGAAACTGTCTTAAATACAGGGCCAAAAATGAGACTATCCATAGTCCTGCTGGGTGTGTTGGTGCCTACattgtaattccagtacttagaGACAGACTGACTTATATAAGGAGGtctagtccagcctgggctacacaatggCCTGTCTCAAAGCTGCTAGACAAATCCGCAAGTGTTTCCTTCTGGTCTTTTGCTGGATCAAGGGGCATTCATGTTCATCTGCTTCTTATGCTTGAAGCCATCTCCTCACATTAAACAGCGGCAGGGATCATGCTCATGGTGCGATGTATTCACCGTTAGCCTGCTGCAGGCAGCCTGGGGGACGCTCAGCAGCAGGACCCTCAGCATAGGTATGAAGCAAGGCTGTAGGTTTGATCTGTAGCATTTCAGTGCACACCCTGGTACTGCGCTGGGTATCAGTGATCCAGAGGTCTTTGTCCTCCTTACTCATGGATATAAATGTGCTTATCAGAAGGTAAGAACACAGAAGCCTTTGGGAACTGTGCTGAGAAGCCGGGCCCAgctgtgatggtgcacacctttaacccagcatGGGcgggcagagctctgagtttcgagaccagtgtggtctacatagcgagttccaggacaaatgGAAAAGTTGGGCCAGCTTATTCTAATAATGTAAGAATGTTGTATCCCGCCATCATgcctttattttaattatttttttgtctgtCTTATTCAGGCCGACTTTAAAATTTCTGAGGAGTGCATCGCACAGTGGAAGCAAACCAACTTCATGACCAAGCTGGGATTCGTCTCCTGTAAATCACTAAAAGGGGGTAACATCAGCTAGCCAGCTCTGTGCCCTCCCACCATCCCGTCTGCCGGCTCGACTTGTTGCATCTCTCACCCGCTCCCACCAGGTCTGAACTGCTGACAAGGTGCAGGACTTGGAAAGGGACAGCTCACCTTCCTACTGTGTGGGATCACCCAGCCTGGCTGAAAGGAAACGGAGTGCCTGGGCTAAGGAGATGCTGCCCAGCGGCAGACTGGCCCTACCTTCTTCCCTTGGCAGCTGACTTGAGAAATCTGGTTTCAATAGAACCCACAGAAAAAGTTTATTCCATGGTCCCTGTAATTGGAAAAACACTGGTTCCCAAGTTTCCATGGGGTTTTCCCTGCAGCTGTACTAGCTGAGATCGAGTGCCTGGTCTGAGCTAATTACAGCTTCTCCCCGTCAGGAAATTGTGGGATttgaaaagaagggaaagagagccTAGAGGTCTCCCAAGCTCTCCAGGGCTGGCAGCATTCTCCAGGCTTCCAaacctgaggcttggcaccagAGGCAGGACTTGCCCTGGCTCTCTTGGGGTTCCCTTGATCTGGCTAGATTGGACACTCCCTAAACAAGCCAGCTGTGTTAGCAGCAGGATGGAGATGGACTGAAACTGTGGAGCTTTCTTCAGAATGTGAGATACTCCATAAAGCATCTCAAGCAAATCCCTAACCGCCACTGTCAAGTTCAAATAAAGTGTCTGAAAAGGCTTTCTGCACGGAGTCTCGTGAGCTGCATCATCTCAGGAGACAGTGTGAGTGCAGGGCAGCTGCTACGCTTACCTAACCTGGGATCACTGACTTTAGCCACACATTGGGATGAGACAGGCAGGGACAAGTAACGGACATCCCGAGTGTCCCCTTGGCTTGTGTCAGTAGGCAGGACACCATCTCACGTGGGCCAGAGCACTGGCCTGCCTACCACAGCCAGGTCCTTCTGTGGTTCATTAGCATTAGGTTCACGCTAGCATGAGGTGTGCATTCCTCAAACCTTGTTACCACGTATTACCAGTATCACCTGCTGCCGATGTCTGGAAAACAGCAGTCACAGCCAAGTTTCAATCATTTAATTAATACCTTTTAATGAAACACAGCTTTGTCATGTGTCTCACTCAAGCTTCAGAGGAGGAGGCATAGGGAAAGGATTGTTTATAGAGACATATCAAAGACTCAAAGTAAggaaatatagatatatatttctctcttctaatatttttatGCAAATTAAAAATCAGAGGCTTTTGGTCTCTCCATTTGCACAAGGTCAAGCTCATTTACCCCAGAGGACAGAGATGTCTCTTGTagactctccttccttctttgtaCTGTGGCCCACCCGGTGGGGAAACACAGAGAAGAACCCAAGCCAGGGCAAGAGCTCCAGCGACCCTGGCGACCCTGCATCCTGCATCGTGGGGCAGAACAGTGCTTACTTTGATTGTCCTCCCTCCCAGCAGCAGCTCCCCATCACACACGGACcagggaaagacagagaacaCAAGCAGCCCGAACAGGAGGGCTTAGGGGGCCTGGACTCCaccccatctccccagctcttgaCAGCAAGGTCAGTAATGGGGTAGCGTGCTGCTCCCGTCTTGGTAGTGGAGAAGCTACTGGCAGGCTCTCTTGCCAGGCTGGAGCCCCCGTTGAAAAGACTCAAAGGGTGGCCCTGAAGGAGGCACAGCCATGGAGCCTACAGGAACTCCGGCTCACCTCGAGGTGGTACAAGTCATGAGATTCtaggaagagaaagcagaggcTGCTCTCTGGGGATAGCCACCGGCCTGCTGGAAAGATCACAGCTTATCCCCTCTTCTAGAGAAGAGCCTGGGGTAGTAACATAAGCCTTTGGCTCCCCATCCTGGCCACAAACCCTCAGCTCCCTCCACCTGGCAGAAAGGCAGCTGCAGAAAGGACATGCACCGGAGAGTGGAGACAGGTCAGAGAAAGATTCTGAGGAATAGGCCTGGGCCCACTGCCCAGGAAGTCCCTGCCAGACCCTCCCCACACCTTGGCAGGATTTCCTGCCAAGCCGAAATGGACACATCCCATGAGCTCCTGGCTCTGAGGCTGTGCCCATCCACCCAAGCACAATCAAGTGTCACAGGACAGGTACCCAACATGCCAACATCCCAGATGGCTCCCTAGTCTGGTTTTTGGTTTCTTAGTGTAGTGCCCACAGGcctcctctggcttctctctcctcACCATGAGTCCCCTAGAAGGAGCACCTGACAGAACTGGAAGGCAGGAGAGTGGTTGGTGGTGAGTTGAGGCACAGGAAGGCTAGCCTCGACTGCACCTTTTGTGCTTTGGAATTCCACAGCCCCACTCCTGCCAGCAGCCTGGGGAGCCTGTGGGCATGAGAGACTTGCCCATCTCCGAGAACTAAGGAAAGGAGTGGACTGGACTGGCAGAGTGGACAGACTGGTCCCAGCTGGGGGCTGGCTACCAAGCACTGGCGCTACCACCGTGTAAACAGGCTCTTGGAATGTGGGTTCGTGAGCCCTGGAGGATGGACATGCAGCCACTTTGCAAAGTGCTTTGATTCTAGATTGCAATAAACATGATTCCAgacatgaaacaaaataaacgCGTATTCTGCTCCCCTCCCACCGCTGTGGCCTTGGGGGCCGGGGTGGGGCACAGCCACCCCCTCCCTCCAGCTACCTTCTTCAAGTGGAGGCTAAGGCCGAGGCTGAAGGGCTGCTGGAGGTGAATCCTTTCAGGCAAAGGCATGAGGGGAGGGGTCACTTGGAGGATGGGCAACACCAGGCTTGCATAAACATGGAGGCTGTGGAGATTAAGGCCGCAGgcatcctgtcttaggttgtgTCTGCCAAATCCTCTGTTCCTTGGAGCTGCTCGGGTCCCTGAGAGACTGTATCCCTGGGATGGGTCAGCAGGGCCAGTTGAGTGATGACGGTCAGACCAGTTTCTTCTGTGGATCTGTGAGAAAAGGACATTGGTTCAGCAGGCCTTCCAGCTGGGGTCTGACAAAACCCCCAAAACGCTCCTCACCCAACCTTCCTATATCCCGTCCCTTCACTGACACTAGGCTAGACACTTATAGACAGCCGGTATCGTGGGTGTCTCCGCCCCATTTTAAACCTAAGTGAGATAGGAGATAATGTGACAAAACTGAAATTTATTCCGGGCGGCTGCCAGAGCACATGACCCGACTATCCCTCCAGGCTCAGACTGCTATCAGTTTTTGTAGATCCAAGAGCATGCCCACCTATGGTGGGCCCTCTGAGAACGGATTTTGCACCAGTGCCTACAGTACCTGAACCAGGGGAGCCCATCTTCTCTGTAGCAGCCAGCTGCACACCTCCATTCTCCGCCAGCTCCCCGTTAGTCCTGTCCTCAGCGTGAGGGAGCCCATTGGTGGATGGAGCAGTAAGAGACTCCGTCCTGGGAAGACTGGGGGACGGAGGAGGGACTCCCACTGAGGGTTTGCGGGCCACTGGTGGGGGAGCCTTGGAAGGCTTCTTCTGGGCCTGGGGAGGTGGCCGATGCTCTGAAATGCTCCGAAGTTCAGCCACCAGATTCcgctggaggtcagcctgggcctcGGGGGACACGGGCCTCTCCAGCTGCAGTTTTTTGGTGCCCTTGGAGAAGATGAAGCTGGCCTTGGAGGCAGGAGACTGTGGCGACCGTGGCTCTGCCTCGGGTATTCCAGTGGGCAGAGCACTCGCAGGACTCTCACTGGCAGCCAGGCTAGAGGCCTTGAGTCGGACGGCAGCATGGAGCCCAGAGGAGGGAGCAGTCACTGGGCTGGCGCGCCCAGACAGGGCTCTTCGCAGAGGCTTCTGAGGGGCCGATGAACCCGGAGAAGGGTTCGGAATCCCTGTGGAAGCACCCACAGAGCGAAGCCGGACCATCTGCAGGAGCGAGGGTGTGACCAGAGGCGTGCCCGAATCCTCCCTGGGAGCCCCGCTGTGCTTGCCCACTGAGTCCTTCTGTGGGAGCCTGGCCAGAGGTTCTGATCCAGAACTAGGAGGTGGAGCTGGCGGAGGAGTCTGGGACAAGCTAGCAGCTGGGGGGACGGCAGCCTCAGAGCTGCAGGACTCCAGAGGGCCAAGCTCAGGGCCTGCATTGAAGAAGACCTCCTCAGGAGGGGGGAAGTCAGCCATCGACAGGTCCTGTTCCTCAGgtgcaggtggtggtggcggcggccaGCTGGGATCTGGAAGGATCTCCACAGCAGCTTCCGGAGGAGGTGGGGCCTCCTCCAGCACCTCCGGCTTCTTAGTAGGTGGTGGGGGTGGATggtaagatgggggtggggatggtgggGGTGACTCATCTTTGGAGGCAACAGGAGACTCCTGGGCTGGAGTCAAGGTTGTCTGGGGCATGGAAGGGGATGCAGGACTGGTGTCGATGGTGGACACCTGCCCAGGAGCCACAGCAGGGGCAGCCAGAACAGGAGCAGCTTGGTTCGAGCTCTTGGACTTGGAAGGTGGTGGAGAGAAAGGAGCAGGCACCTTGGGATGAGGAGGTATGACGAACCTGTCACTCAAGGGGGTAGACATTTGTGGGCCAGAGCGGTCTAAAGGAGTAGGGTCTGAAGAAGAGGAACACAGAGATGTAAGGGAAGAGGATACAGAGGCCCCAGGAGATCGAAGGGATGTCACTCGATCTGGTTTGGGGGGCTGAGCCTTGCCTGGGGAAGCAGGGGCAACTGCCAGACCCTTGGGAGGGAGAGTTGGGGTACCGCTCTGGCTCGAGTAGCCACTTGAAGGTGAAAGTGTCCGTTCTGGGGAACGTGGGGGACGCCTGGAGCCACCTGGGGACAAGCCAGAGCCCCAGGTGCCTGCTGAGCTGGGTGGACAAGATACTGCCCCCACCCCTGAAGAGCCACCCGCAGTGGGCGGCCGAGGCAGCTGTGGCTGCTGCTTTCGCTCAGGTTTGGGCGGCAACCCTAAGGGCCCATCAGGCACTGCGGAGCCGCGCTGATGGAGGGAGTAGGTCCGGCGGGGAGGCGGGGGAGGCCGTTTCATCTTACGCAGGGACACACTCCTGCCAGACAGCTGCCCACTGCTTCGGATGCTGGCCGTGTCTGAGGTCTCCGCAGTGCTACCCCCGCTGGGGGAGCCCCGCCCACTACCGCCTGGAGGAGGGGGCGCCACATTATTGCTAGCTACAGAGCCTTCTGGCTGGCCCTCAGAGCCCCCCTTAGAGGAAAGAGTGGAACCATCAGACACAATGGTCTCGGAGGACTGAGAGTGGCTCCAGTTGTCACTGGACGAGGAAGCGTTGCGGCTGCGGGGCCGTGGACTGGAAGCCGAGGAGAAGCGGCCCAGGGAGCGAACCGAAGCTGGGCTGGCAGAGAGCAGGCTGCAACGGCTCAGAGTGCGCAGGCTGCTGCGGCCCAGGGCCACCACATCCACGGTGGGCGGCAGCACGGCGTGCGGGATCAGCTTCGACAAGTAGGTGGCCTGGGGTGAGATTGACATGGCTGGGCTCAGTGGCTCTGGAGATCCTGCTCCTCCTGTCAGTCCAGGCACTGCGAGAGACATTGGCCTCGTCAGTGGCGGTGGCCGGGCTCCCGTGGATCGGCCAACAAGCGTGTCATCGTGGTAAACACGGTCGATGTGGCGCTGGATGACAGCCTCTGCATCTGTGCCGGCCTCTGTTTCTGCTTCCAGAGCCTGCAGGGACACTCGGACCCCTGTCCCTAAGGCCAGACCGGGGCGACCATCCACCGTGGGGATGCGGACAGCGTCCCGTGAACCAGGAGGCTGTGGAGTGCCCGGTGCCTCACGGTTGTTCCGCAGGCCTGAAACAGACATGGGGTCAGCGGAGGGGCTTGGCCAGGCTCCCGGGCATCCACCACCACTGCTCACCGACCAAGGCTCACCGAGCTCCTTCTGCACGTGCTGAGGCAGCCCCAGCACCGTGCTCCTTCGCTCCCTCCGTCGCCTTCCTGACTTCCCAGATTTGGGAAATGAGTCATGGGGTCTGAAGGTGGAGCCTAAGGAGTCAGTCCAGAGGGGGAAAACCCGTTAGAGCAGAAGGCCTCTGAGCActctagagacatggctcagtactAATAAAGTACTCGTGCGTGCTTTCTTTAAGACTCCTGAAAAATCCCCTCACTGATTCAACAATGACCTTTCCATTAAGCAAGCGATTCTTACTACTTAGTGAGCAAATTGTATCACCATGTTAAACGGTTGATACTCATTccaatgatgtaaatatttgtaaTCTCCTGACTTTCTTGGAGCAAGGGGTTAGACATGCCTTCCCTAGGCCCTCTGAGGCTGTCCCTAGCCAAtcctttggcttttgttttgaaatagggaTATCATACAATCCAGGTCAGCCTCTAACCCACTATGGAGCTGAGGaagactttgaatttctgatcttcctacctctatTTCCCAAGCGCTAGGATTCCAGGTGTGTACCACCGCACTGTTGCATACAGTGCAAGGGACTGGACACAGGCTTTCCTGCTTGCGAAAGCAAGCATGATACCAGCTAAGCTATACTGAAAGTCAATCACTTTAGCTTCTATAGAACATCAGTAGACACTTGAAGAAGTAAAGGGTTTAGACTCCTGGTCACGCTGCAGCTAAGTTACCACAAGTCAGGGTTCCCAAACCCTTCACGATCTTGCTTTGGGTCAGTGTCCACCATGAACCTCCAAGAAGATAAAGGGTACTGTCTGGTAAATTCACTGAATCACATAGCCTGGGATtaggaggaaaaggggaagcCACAGATACCAGGACATAAAGCGATGTGATGGTGCCTGTCACCTCTCCCTGCTACCTAGAAAGCCCAGCAGATGACAACACACCTCTGCGCTGAATCATCTCCGAGCGGACGGAGAGCGCATCCTCCGCGGTGGAGCTCTCCGTCATGTATGACTTCTGGCTGTAGATGGAGATGGTATCTTCATCCGGCCCCGTCTGGGAGGACTGTTGGGGGGATAAGAGCAGCTTGGATGAGCTACTCTGGGCTCCCGCTGGATTCCCCCAGCATCAGCCAGCACTGTGCAGGTACCAGATGGAGCAAGCCTGGACTAGCTGTCAGAAGTCATTTCATCTACCTCTTCAACATACAGAAGAAACTAGTCCAGAAAGGCCCAAAGCCATGCATGCCAGAGGCTAAGTCAGAAGGGAAGAGCAGGGCGGAGCTGGGACAGGGCTCACCTGGATGCTCTGGGTGTCTCCATGGTCCCAGCCGCCCTTGCTCAGCTTCTGTCTTTCTGGAAGACACCAGAAGGGTCTGTTGGCCAAGCCCCTGACCCAGGAGCTGGGAACAGCACTCTAACAGGGCAGGACTTACCTTGGTGCTGGAGGGAGCGGAGCCCCTCCTGGGCCTGTGTGTGCAGCTCTTCCAGATGAGGAGGTCTCCCACTGGGGAAGAAAACGTTGTCCTGAAGTTCATCTCCTACAGATCCTGGCCCCTGGCTGGGCCCTGCGCCCTGACGGTTGTCACTCTCGGCCTTAGCAGAGCCTGATGGGACGGAGAAGGAAGTGAGGCCCGAAGGCATGTGGGCGCTGGAGACTCACAAGCACAGCCACACAGGCATACAGAGCACATCCCTTTGATGTCTACCTCTGCCATACCGCCTAGACACATTCTTATCCCATGTACACACACGAACTACACCGGAGGGCACATATATCTGAGTCATCACATCACATAATAGGACCACACAAGGTCAACACACAGGCCCTTTACATCCATGAGGCATTTACAGGCTTCAGcagtgtatacacacaaacaataccCAAGCATAAACCGGCAAACGTGGCTCCACCAGCTTCCACAGATCCACCTGACACCGTGCTGCAGACACCCCAAAGCACACTTAAAACTGCACCCACAGGTCACTCAGGGTTCCACACAGACATCCCCATGGCAAATCCATTTCTTGTCTCGAGACCTGATGCTTcactttaaaggaaaacaaaccacCCTCTTTAAATAGCCCCTTGGCCCGAGTCCAAGAAGATGCCATGAAAACCCAGAGCTGTCAGTCACAGTCAGATTTCCAGAAAGCCCTAAGGGAGGAATAGGCCAGGGACACCTACTTACTCATATGGCTACTCTCTAGAAGGATCCACAGGGACGGGGAGAAGAGGGATCAGGCCCCTCAACTCCCGCTGGGAACTTAGCCTCTCCTGAGGGAACAGGCCAGGTATGGCCTCTCCTGGAGGCCCTGGCCTGGTTCCAGGTACAGAGGAGCCAGAGCTCCATTACAGAGGATCCTGTTACAGGCTCTGCCCACAGAGGGGCTGGTCATCTAATCCTGAGGATGGGGGCTGTGTCAGCACTTTGCAGTCCCAGCCCCTCTTTAAATGAATCCCACAACATAAGCAAAAGCGCTGGGAAGGTCATGTGACCTTGGCAGTCCCCTGTAGAGAAGCAGGAACAAAATAAGCCCTTTAAAGGGCCCCACCCCAGGAACTAGGTCTCCAACTCAGACACCTGCCATCTCTTttcttcagtattcctcagaacCAGAGGACCGGCCCCCAAGAAGCCACAGGAATCCCAccaaggcagagagagctaagAGGTGCCCCCGGAGATCTTGGGTGTTTCCCACTCCATCCCACGATTTTACAAGTGGAGAAACAAGCTCAAGTGGAAAATGTTTTCCTACTACAGTCACAGCAAATGgctcagacagccagggctaaactcTGCATTCCCAGAAGGGACCCCTGCCCTCCAAGAGCACAAGAAACGAAAGCTCCCACAGTTAGAACCTAAGTCTAAAAGCCAGGCTCCTGGGCAAAGGCGTGCACCTGGTCTCTACCTTCAAAACTGCCCTCTCCAAGCGAGGTCCCCAGGGCACGCTTTCCCCGCTCCTGCAGATCCTCCCACCGAGGAGATGACTCCGGAGAGGGGTGTCCTCTCTCTAAACTGAGCTATACCCAGTAATGAGTTGGTATCCCAGCAGTAAGGCAATCTGACCCTAGGACAACAGACTCCAAGGTCAGAGACACCTAGGTCCACCCTCCAGGATAACAAGCGGCACTCAAACAAAAGCAGGGACAAAGCCGCCGGACAAAAGCGCGGCTGCCGACTCAGACTGCAGCCAGCCTGGGAACCAGCTCCCCCACCTCATCGCTCTTCCTAGCCTTGACCCCCACCAACCTAAGGGTCTGGCAAAGGGGGCTGTCACCCTTGGCTACCCCCACAGCCACACCCACTCACCCTTCTTAAAGACCTCAAGAAGCGCTGGGAGATGTCGCCCCAGGAACACTACCATGTCTGCAGCAGATGGTCACCACCTTAACCTCCCCAGAACATCAGACAACACCTTCGATACAGCGCAGCCCCAAAGGGACTCGGATGCAAAGCAAGCTGGCAGTCAGCTGCCTGGCAGAGTTcgggcaggagggggaggggctgctcCAGGTTCTCCTCCCACCTTTGCCATAGAGCCCGCCCATCCGctaaccccacccctaccccacccccaagcagaatacagggaaactg
It includes:
- the C77080 gene encoding uncharacterized protein KIAA1522 isoform d (isoform d is encoded by transcript variant 4) — protein: MTESSTAEDALSVRSEMIQRRGSTFRPHDSFPKSGKSGRRRRERRSTVLGLPQHVQKELGLRNNREAPGTPQPPGSRDAVRIPTVDGRPGLALGTGVRVSLQALEAETEAGTDAEAVIQRHIDRVYHDDTLVGRSTGARPPPLTRPMSLAVPGLTGGAGSPEPLSPAMSISPQATYLSKLIPHAVLPPTVDVVALGRSSLRTLSRCSLLSASPASVRSLGRFSSASSPRPRSRNASSSSDNWSHSQSSETIVSDGSTLSSKGGSEGQPEGSVASNNVAPPPPGGSGRGSPSGGSTAETSDTASIRSSGQLSGRSVSLRKMKRPPPPPRRTYSLHQRGSAVPDGPLGLPPKPERKQQPQLPRPPTAGGSSGVGAVSCPPSSAGTWGSGLSPGGSRRPPRSPERTLSPSSGYSSQSGTPTLPPKGLAVAPASPGKAQPPKPDRVTSLRSPGASVSSSLTSLCSSSSDPTPLDRSGPQMSTPLSDRFVIPPHPKVPAPFSPPPSKSKSSNQAAPVLAAPAVAPGQVSTIDTSPASPSMPQTTLTPAQESPVASKDESPPPSPPPSYHPPPPPTKKPEVLEEAPPPPEAAVEILPDPSWPPPPPPAPEEQDLSMADFPPPEEVFFNAGPELGPLESCSSEAAVPPAASLSQTPPPAPPPSSGSEPLARLPQKDSVGKHSGAPREDSGTPLVTPSLLQMVRLRSVGASTGIPNPSPGSSAPQKPLRRALSGRASPVTAPSSGLHAAVRLKASSLAASESPASALPTGIPEAEPRSPQSPASKASFIFSKGTKKLQLERPVSPEAQADLQRNLVAELRSISEHRPPPQAQKKPSKAPPPVARKPSVGVPPPSPSLPRTESLTAPSTNGLPHAEDRTNGELAENGGVQLAATEKMGSPGSDPQKKLV
- the C77080 gene encoding uncharacterized protein KIAA1522 isoform c (isoform c is encoded by transcript variant 3) → MVVFLGRHLPALLEVFKKGSAKAESDNRQGAGPSQGPGSVGDELQDNVFFPSGRPPHLEELHTQAQEGLRSLQHQERQKLSKGGWDHGDTQSIQSSQTGPDEDTISIYSQKSYMTESSTAEDALSVRSEMIQRRGSTFRPHDSFPKSGKSGRRRRERRSTVLGLPQHVQKELGLRNNREAPGTPQPPGSRDAVRIPTVDGRPGLALGTGVRVSLQALEAETEAGTDAEAVIQRHIDRVYHDDTLVGRSTGARPPPLTRPMSLAVPGLTGGAGSPEPLSPAMSISPQATYLSKLIPHAVLPPTVDVVALGRSSLRTLSRCSLLSASPASVRSLGRFSSASSPRPRSRNASSSSDNWSHSQSSETIVSDGSTLSSKGGSEGQPEGSVASNNVAPPPPGGSGRGSPSGGSTAETSDTASIRSSGQLSGRSVSLRKMKRPPPPPRRTYSLHQRGSAVPDGPLGLPPKPERKQQPQLPRPPTAGGSSGVGAVSCPPSSAGTWGSGLSPGGSRRPPRSPERTLSPSSGYSSQSGTPTLPPKGLAVAPASPGKAQPPKPDRVTSLRSPGASVSSSLTSLCSSSSDPTPLDRSGPQMSTPLSDRFVIPPHPKVPAPFSPPPSKSKSSNQAAPVLAAPAVAPGQVSTIDTSPASPSMPQTTLTPAQESPVASKDESPPPSPPPSYHPPPPPTKKPEVLEEAPPPPEAAVEILPDPSWPPPPPPAPEEQDLSMADFPPPEEVFFNAGPELGPLESCSSEAAVPPAASLSQTPPPAPPPSSGSEPLARLPQKDSVGKHSGAPREDSGTPLVTPSLLQMVRLRSVGASTGIPNPSPGSSAPQKPLRRALSGRASPVTAPSSGLHAAVRLKASSLAASESPASALPTGIPEAEPRSPQSPASKASFIFSKGTKKLQLERPVSPEAQADLQRNLVAELRSISEHRPPPQAQKKPSKAPPPVARKPSVGVPPPSPSLPRTESLTAPSTNGLPHAEDRTNGELAENGGVQLAATEKMGSPGSDPQKKLV